The genome window TCTACTCGGTGCAAAATAAACGCACTTTCTAAGGCTTTCAAATAGTTATAAACGGTGTTTAAGTCCACTTTACGTTGTTGGCTTTTGAAATAATCGGCGACATTTTTGCCCGAAAATGTGTTGCCGATGTTGTCAAACGCATATTTCACAATCCGCTCTAACAGCTCCACATCACGGATTTTATGGCGTTGCACGGTATCGCGTAAAATCACGGACGCATAAATATCTTGCACGATTTTATAGGCAACTTCTTGCGGATAGTCCGCTGTATGCACCATTGGAAAGCCACCTTTTTGCAAATATTCATTGAAAAGTGCGGTGGAATTTGCAAGATTTTGGTGTGAATAGCCCGCTTTAAAATCCAAAAATTCCTTGTAGGAAAGTGTGAAAATCGGGATTTCCACATAACGTCCCGCAAGATAAGTAGAAAGCTCGGACGACAACAAGTGCGAATTAGAACCTGTGATGTACAAATCCAAATGGAAATCCACCATAAACGCATTGACCGCCTTTTCCCAATCAGCCACTTCCTGAATTTCATCAAGCAACAGATAGTATTTCTCGGCAGTTTGAATTTTTTCTTTCACGAAGGCATAGAGCTTATCAGCGGTTTTGTACTCGCTAAATGCAAAGCTCTCAAAGTTGATATGAATAATTTGTTGTGCATTAACACCTTGGGTAATCAGTTCCGCTTGCAGTAACTTCATTACCGTTGATTTGCCTGAACGGCGAATGCCTGTAATCACTTTGATTAAGGGGGTATTGATAAAAGGTTTGAGCTGTTGGAGGTAATTTGGACGGTTAATCATAGCAAAATCTTTTTGGTTATACTCTAAATTACTACTGATTTTACTATCTTATTTTGGTTATAACCATAAAAAGTTTTGATTTTTTGGTTTTTTAGGCGGTGTTTTGCTCATATATTTTCCAAATAAGCAAAACTCATTTAACTCCCCATTGCTTTTTCATCAAAAATAAATCCCTATAATTGACCGTACTTAAATTATTTTAGGACAAGAAAATGAAAGAACTTAATATCGCCACTCAATCAGGTACGGTATTGCACGGTGTGCTGTTCCCTGCTGAAACCCAAGCGAAAACGGTGGTTATTGCGATTACAGGCATTCACGGTAACTTTTATTCCAATCCGTTTTATTACAACATTGGGGAAACCTTGAGTAAGGCGGGGGTGGATTTTCTTTATGCACAAACTCGCAATGCGTTCGGCAAAATGCAAGAAGTGAACGCCTTAACCAACGAACCTGAAATTATCGGGTCGTTCAATGAAGATTTTGCAAAAACCATTGAAGATTTGACCGCTTACCTTGATTTTGCCGAACAGCAAGGCTATGAAAATATCGTGCTGGCAGGACATTCGCTTGGGGCGAACAAAGTTATCTATTATTTGAGTGAAACGCAAGATCCACGAGTGAGCAAATTTCTGCTACTCAGCCCCGCTAATGTTACCCATTTAACCAATTTTGTCGGTGAGCCTGAGCGTGCCTACATTCGCCAAATGGTCGAAAAGGGTCAAGGGCAAAAATTACTCCCTTTTGAGCTATTTGGTTGGTTACCCGCCACAGCGGATACCGCCTATCAATGGCTGTATAGCCCGTTGCTGAATAATGTCCACGTGGAAACAGATGGCGATTTTTCTCAAGTGGAAAAAATTTCTCATTCAGGGGCTTTGTTAATCGGTACGCTTGACCGTTTTACTTACGGCGATCCAAGTGGTTTTTTAGGCAATATCAATGCTCACTTCACAAATAGCCAAGCAAACGAGCTGATTTTTATCTCAAACACAGGACATACTTATCAGCAAAAAGAGCAAGAACTGGCGGATAAAATCCGTGATCTGCTGACAACTTGGGGGATTTAATGCCATTTCTATTTTTAAAGACGAACGTCGCTATTTCGCCAGAACAAGAAGTTAAGCTAAAAACCGCTTTCGGCAAGGCGATTGCGTTAGTGCCAAATAAGTCGGAGGCGGTGTTGATGATGGAATTGCAAGACAACGCCCAAATGTGGCTTCGTGGCGGTCAGCCACCAATGGCGTTTATCAAGTTGAGTTTGTTCGCCAACCCACAACATTTGGGCTACCCTGAATTGACGGCGATGCTCACGCAACAAGTGGCAGAAATTTTGCCCATTCCGCCCGAAAATGTGTATATCCAATTTGACAACATTCAGGCGTGGGGCGTGAATGGGTTTTATCTTGAGTAACAAAATATGCTGAAAATAACTGTCTTTACCGATCCGATGATGGGGCTTTCCTACGAAAGCGAGCCGTTTTTACGCCAGTTGGAAACGCATTTTCCCAATCAACTTCAATTTGCTTATGTAATGGGCGGTTTGGTGCGAAATGTCGCTGACTGGTCACGCCGAATGAAACCCTAACCGAATACAATGCCCGTCTTGCTCGCATTTACGAGGCGGAACAGGCAATTTCAGGCTTGCCGATTTCAATGCCGAATCTCAATTTGTTTACCGCTGAACGCTCCTCGTCCCTGCCGTTAAATTTGGCATACAAAGCGGCACAGTTGGCGGAGAGTTGCAAAGCGGACGCTTTTTTATACCGCTTGCGATACGCCACCATTGTCGAAGTTCGTCCAACCAATGATTTAAACGAGATTTTAGAGGTTGTGCGAGCGATTGGCATTGATGAGTCGCTGTTTTTACGCCATTTTCAAGACGGTTCAGCCCAAGCGGAATTAGAGCAGGATTTTGCCTTGAAAGAACGCTTAGGCGTGCGTGGCTTGCCTGCCTATCTATTTGAATTTGAAGGGAAAAAGCTATTGGCAAATGGCGTGCTGAATTTTGCTCAATTTACGCAAATTATCCGCCAAATTTCAGACGGCAAATTGCAACCTCAAGCCCCCAAATTCACTCAAGAAACACTCTCGGCACTACTCGCTAAGCACCCCGTGATTTCACTCATTGAGTTGCAATATGCTTTCAATGCAAGTGAAGCCGAAGTGCGGTTAATGTTGGCAGATTTTTTGGCAAAGGGCGAAGTGAAATGGATGAACAGCCCAGCTTTTATTTGCACGGATTTAACCGTTTTATATTGCAACAATAAGCGGTAAAATTTTTGCTAAATTTTGCAAAAGAGAACACAAAATGGACAGAATCCAAACCTTACAAGTTTTTACTCATGTGGTAGAAACCGGCAGTTTTTCTAAAGCGGCAGATCAGCTAAATTTGCACGTTTCAGCGGTGTCCAAAGCAGTAAAGTATTTGGAAAATCAGCTTGGTTTACGCCTGCTTAACCGCACTACTCGTAGCCTAAAATTAACCACAGAAGGCGATGCCTTTTATGAAAAAGCCCAATTTTTATTAGCCGAGTTGGAAGAAACATTTCAGGATTTATCAGGCGTGAGCCAGCAGGCAAAAGGCAAGTTACGCATTGAAATGCCGACTGCGGTAGCCCCTTTTGTGATGGCAAAACTGCCTGAATTTCAACGCCAATATCCAGAAATTCAGCTGGTGCTGACAGCCAGTGATCAGTTGAGCAACTTGATTGATGATGGTTTAGATTGTACCCTTCGCTTAGGCGAGCTAGCTGATGCCGGTTATATTGCCCGTCGTTTAACTAATGTGGCAATGATAACTTGTGCATCATCAAGCTATCTGGCTCAACATGGCACGCCTGAAACTTTGTCTGATTTAGCTCAACACCGAGCAGTACATTATGTTTCAGGTCAGCAAGGAAAAATTATGGCATGGCAATTTCTGACCTCATCAGGAGAAGTTGAACGATTAAAAAATACCCATACTACACAAGTAAATGACTCAAATGCCCTATTATTTGCGGCTCTTTCAGGGCTTGGTATTGTGCAAATGCCAGATTTGATGCTTCGCCCTTATTTAGAACGTGGCGAGCTTGTGCCGATTTTAACAGAGTTACAAACCCCAACCCGTCCGCTTTGGATTATTTACCCTCAACGTCAATTTATTCCAAAGCGTTTGGCGGTGTTTATTGAATGGTTAATGGCATTAGCGTGGAATGTTCAATAGGTAACTAAGACCGTCCGCTTTTGGTACTACTTTTATGAGGCTTATTTTCTTTTTTACATAAAATTTTGCAATAAAAGTGATTATTTTGATTTCTTAAGATTTAATTAAGATTTTCTTGATTTAATGCGTGTCATCGAAAGGGCATTGGGCTTTTCGAACCAAACATAACATTTAACAAGGATCTTAATCTATGAAAAAATTGTTTACATTTACCGCTGTTTTGACAGCATCTTTACCGGCAATCGCAGGTTTCCAAGATAATACTCAGGCTATTAATTCTAATCAGGTTACTGTTATTAAAAGTGTGGCTAAAGCGAAAACAGCAAATGAAGATATGCCTGTGCGACTAACTGGTTATATTACTCGCCAAGTGGATAGCGATGAATTTTATTTTAAAGATGCTAGTGGCGAAATTAAAATTGATGTTGAGGATCATGCTTGGAATGGTCAGAATGTGACACCTAAACATAAAATTACTATTGAAGGTAAGGTCGATAGAAATGATGCAGGCAGAGCAGACATTGATGTTTATCGTATCAAAAAACACTAATATCTAAAGAGGATTTTTATATGAAGAAAATAATGACTTTAGCAACAATTTTAACTGCAACGGTATTAACAGCGTGTTCTAAAAATGCTCCGCAAAATCAAGTATTTGGTGAGGCAACAAATACGGTTGCTACGGTGCAACAACTTTCATCTTTAGCGGACGATAGTCGTGTGACTTTAGAAGGAACTTTATTAAGTCGTATTGATGACGATGAATATAAATTCCAAGATAGTACCGGCACCATTAAAGTGGAAATCGACAATCACGTTTGGAACGGCTTAAATGTCACACCTAATGATAAAATTCGTATCCAAGGTAAATTCGATAAAGAAACCTTTGATTCAAGTATCGATGTATATAGCGTTGAAAAAGTACAATAATTCTATTTAAGCATCTCAAGCGGTCTGTTTTGGCAAGAATTTTGCTAAAATAGACCGCTTTTTGTTTATACAAGGGAAGTGCTATGCGAATTTTATTGATTGAAGATGATAAATTAATCGGTGAAGGTTTAAAATTGGGACTCACTAAGCAAAATTTTGTCGTAGACTGGTTTCAAGACGGTAAATTAGGCTTTGATGCCCTGTTTTCCGCGGAATATGATGCGGTGGTATTAGATCTTTCTTTACCAAAAATGGACGGATTAGCGATTTTAAAAAGCTGGCGGAAAGAGAACCAAGATATTCCTGTTCTGATTTTAACCGCTAGAGATACGCTCGATGAACGAATTTTAGGTTTTAATGCCGGTGCAGATGATTATTTATGCAAGCCTTTTGCTTTAATGGAAGTCGTGGTGAGATTACAGGCGTTAGTTCGTCGCTGTTATCAGCAAAGTTCAGCTGAAATTATTGTTGGAAATTTGCGTCTAGATACGAATACTCATAGTGTTACATTGGGTGAAAATCCTATCATGTTAACCGCTAAAGAATTTCAATTGTTACAACTGTTTGTGAGTAATAAGGATAGAGTGTTAGCTCGTTCAACGATTGAAGAAAAGTTATATAGCTGGGATAGTGATGTAGGAAGTAATACATTAGAAGTTTATATCCATAATTTGCGTAAAAAATTAGGTAAAAATTGGATTAAAACCGTTCACGGAATTGGTTATCGTTTAGGCTCTGATGAAAATGACTAAGATCTTGAAAACACATAGTTTACTCTATAGGCTGATTGTAACTTTATCTGGCATATCATTTCTGATTTGGGTCATTTCAGCAATGATAGAATGGCGAACTTTACATAAAGAAATCAATGCGTTATTTGATTCCCAACAGGTATTTTTTGCCGAACGTTTGGCTTCGTCTAATATTGCCGAAGGTTTTCATTCTATCCAACAAAAAGCAGATTTCTATCAAGCAGATGTGGATGATGATGCGTTAGCTTTCGCCATTTTTACGGAAAAAGGCGAACAAATCATTAACGACGGTAGGGATGGACAATTTTTTACGTTTCAACCCGTTGATGGTTTTCAAACAATACATTTAGTGGAAGAAGATGATGAATTAACTGGTGAATCCGATGTTGATTTATGGCGAATTTATTGGCTTAAAGATAAGGATATTTATGTCGCTGTCGGTCAAGAAGTTGATTATCGAAATGAGCTAATCAATAAAACGATCCTTTCACAGTCGTGGAGTTGGCTATTTGGTTTTCCGATGACGATTTTAGCTATTTTATGGATTATTCATCGAGAATTTGCTTCGTTGAAACGTTTAGAGCGTGAAATTGCTTTGCGAAAACCAGACGAATTAAAAGTGATTAGTACGGAGAATTTACCTAGTGAAATTATTCCACTTATCAATAATCTCAACCATTATTTTGAGCGGACGCAGACGATGTTTAATCGTGAGCGACGTTTTACTTCAGATGCGGCACATGAATTGCGTAGTCCATTAGCCGGTTTAAGGGTTCAAACCGAAATTGCTCAAATGACAATAGATGATCCGATTGAACATCAAAAGGCATTATCTAATATCACGAATAGTACCGATCGTATTGCTCAATTAATAGAGCAATTATTAACCCTTTCTCGTTTAGAAAATTTAGAGCGACTCGATAAACTGGAACGGATTCATTGGCGATCTTTAATTGAAAATAGTGTGGTTCAACTTTATTCGCAAGCAGAAGAGAATCGGTCGGAAATTATTGTGAATTTGCAAAGTGAACCTCAAAATCAGCTGGGAAAACCATTGTTATTAAATCTTATTCTACGTAATTTATTGGATAATGCGATCAGCTATACACAAGTAGGTAGCCATATTTATTTGACGTTAACTGCTGAGAATTTAATTGTGGAAGATGATGGGCAAGGCGTCAGTGATGAAGATCTTGTTAAACTAGGACAACCTTTTTATCGACCGGTTGATCGTCCAGTTCAATCGGATAAAGATGAAAAAGGGAGCGGTTTAGGCATTTCTATTATTAAACGAATTGTTGAATTACATGGTTTTTCAATGCGACTGACACGAAGTAAAATGGGCGGTTTGAAAGTGGAAATTCTGTTTTAGTTTAGATAGTAGAATCAAAAGACGAAGTGATTAACTTCGTCTTTTTAACATTTATTGAGCAATTAGCGTTTTGATTAAGTCAATGGCTTGTTGAATCTGTGCTGAAGATAATTTTCCTTCCGCAACAAACTGAACCTTTCCGTTTTTATCTAGCACGACCACAAAACTGTCTTTTGCTTTAAGTCCCCAAGCATTTTTGACGCTACTGCTTTGATCTAGCACCACTTGGCTATGTGGATTTTCTCGTTTGCCGTCTTCCGCACTGCTTTTAACAAATGAGCCGGTGGCAACAATAGCATCATCCGCATTAATAATAGATGTTGTTTGATATTTGCTACGGTCAAAATTTGTCGCTTTAATCGCATTAATTAATGCTTCGTTTTTTTCTTTTGCTGAACTTCTACCAGCGAAATGATGTACAACTCGAACTTTCCCGATAAGGCTATTGCTTGACCATGACTTATAAGAAATCTCTTTACCTTTATTAAGGATTTCTCCATCTTTAGCTACGCTTACTGATGGTAATGCTACATTCAGTTGAACATTATGTGCAAAAGCTGTATTAGCTAAAAACAATCCAGAAATGATTGCTAATTGAGTGATTTTTTTCATTCTTTTTTCCTTTAATGAATTGAATTATGAAAAATAGTTACAATATTGCAATACTACTGTAAAAGTAAGCATATCGCATTAAAATTTTCTTCTCGTGAAATGTGTGATTTTATGCTATTTTAATCACCAATTTTTCCGTGTATGCGGAAATTTTATCTTTTAAACACTAACTTATTGATTTTAAGGAGCTTTTATGCAACAAGGTGGCGGATTAGAAATGATCGTAATTTTAGCGGTTTTCGGTCTTATTTTTTACTTTATGATTTATCGTCCACAAGCGAAACGCCAAAAACAACAACGTGATTTACTTTCTAACCTTGCAAAAGGCGATGAAGTATTAACAAATGGTGGTTTAATCGGTCGTATTACCAAAGTAAGTGCGGAAAACGAAAATATCGTTATTGCCTTAAACGATACAACTGAAGTTGTTATTTCTCGTAACTATGTTGTTGCGGTATTACCTAAAGGTCAAATGAAAGCCCTTTCTTAATTTTCCTATAATATTAGGGGACTAATTGTGTTAAATCGTTTCCCATTATGGAAGAATCTGATGATTGTCTGTGTGATTCTCATCGGTGGCTTATACGCTCTTCCTAATCTATATGGCGAAGACCCCTCAGTACAAATTTCTGGTACAAGAGGTCAAGTCGCTACGAGCGATACGCTCGCTCAGGTTCAGGGAACTTTGTCATCAATGAATATCACCCCAAAATCAGCCGTTCTTGAGAACGGCTCGATTTTAGTGCGTTTACAAAATGATGATGAACAACTTCCTGCCAAAGAAAAAATTTCCGAAGTATTAGGCGATAAATTTTCTGTTGCATTAAATCTTGCACCGGCAACGCCGAGCTGGTTAACCGATATCGGCGGCACCCGATGAAGCGAGGTCTAGACTTACGTGGTGGTGTCCGTTTCTTAATGGAAGTGGATATGAATACGGCGTTGGCTAAACAGCAAGAAAACTTGCAAGATAGTTTACGTTCAGAGTTTCGTAAAGAAAAACTTCAATATAAAGCGGTTAAAAAAGGTGAGAATTTTGCCACTATCGTTGAATTTGCCGATAGCGATACGGCAGATAAAGCATCTCGTTACGTACGCCGTGTACATACGACATTAGAAGCGAATTTCCTGACACCGACAGAAGTTTCATTTAGCCCATCAGAAGCAGGATTAGCGACATCTCGTGATACAGCTATCGAACAAAACTTGTCTATTTTACGCAAACGTGTTGAAGAATTAGGTGTATCAGAACCGACTATTCAACGCCAAGGTGCTGATCGTATCGTGGTTGAATTACCGGGTGTGCAAGATACTGCACGTGCTAAAGAACTTTTAGGGGCTACAGCGACTTTAGAGTTCCGCTTAGTTAATGCGGAAGCGAGTCCTGAATCTGCCGCTCGAGGTATTGTACCTGCCGATTCAGAATTAAAATTCAGCCGTGATGGCGGAGCTGTAGTATTACGCCGTAAACCGTCTTTAGGTGGTGAACATATTATTGATGCGACATCAGGTAAAGATGAACGTGGTTTACCGCAAGTAAGCATTAATCTTGATGCGGAAGGCGGTAATATGATGTCTGAAATCACGAAGAGTGCGGTCGGTAAACCGATGGCGACACTTTATAGCGAGTTTAAAGACTCCGGTCGTAAAGATGCAAATGGTAAAGTGATTTTAGAAAAACACGAAGAAGTGATTAATGTGGCAACCATTAACTCACGTCTTGGTAGCCAATTCCAAATTACCGGTATCAATTCACCGGCTGAAGCACAAAACCTAGCGGTGCTTTTACGTTCAGGTGCATTAATTGCACCAATTGTCATCGTAGAAGAACGTACTATTGGTGCTTCATTAGGTGCGGATAATGTTGCTAAAGGTATGGAAGCCGGGATGTATGGCTTGGTGTTAACCATTTTATTCTGTTTAATTTATTATAAAGTGTTTGGGCTATTTGTCTATGGCAGCATTAACAGTAAATATGGTGTTAACTATCGGTTTGATGTCATTAATTGGTGCAACACTTACTATGCCAGGGATCGCTGGTATTGTACTTGCAGTCGGTATGTCAGTTGATGCGAACGTATTAATTTATGAGCGTATCAAAGAAGAATTACGTAATGGTCGCTCGGCACAACAAGCCATTCACGAAGGTTATAACGGTGCATTTACTTCAATCTTCGACTCAAACTTGACGACGGTATTAACCTCTTTAGTGTTATATGCGGTGGGGACAGGTCCGGTAAAAGGCTTTGCGATTACCCTTGCTTTAGGGGTAATTATCTCAATGTTTACCGCAATTACCGGTACACGTATGCTTGTTAACTGGGTATATGGTGGTAATAAACGTGTGAAAAAACTTTGGATTTAAGGTGGAATAAATGGCAATTATGCAAAAAGAAAAAGATGCGTCAGAAATCAAACTGCCGTATAAGCTCATTCCATTTATGAAATATCGTTATGTCGGTTTCGTATTTTCATTAATCGTTACTGCATTATGTATTTTCTCTATCGTTACCAAAGGCTTTAACTGGGGCTTAGATTTTACCGGTGGTACGGTAATTGAAACGTCATTCTCACAACCTGCCGATTTAGGTAAAGTTCGTGGTTTATTGGAACAAAACGGTTATGGTAATGCGTTAGTACAAACAACTGGTAGCCAAAAAGAGCTAATGATCCGTTTACCAGCCTCTGCCGGTGATATGTCATTAGGTAACAAGATTATGGCTTTGGTACACAAAGATCTTGATGCTGGTGCAACGATTAAAAGCGTGGAATTTGTAGGTCCTAATGTAGGGGAAGAGCTAACTCAAGGTGCAATTTGGGCAACGCTTGCGACACTTGGTATGTTATTGCTTTATGTTGGTACACGTTTTGAAATTCGTTTAGCGATTGGCGGTGTACTCGCGTTATTCCACGATGTGTTAGTGACTATCGGTATTTTCTCATTCTTACAGATTGAGATTGATTTAACTTTTGTGGCGGCAATTCTTTCTGTGGTAGGTTATTCATTGAATGACTCTATCGTTGTATTTGACCGTGTACGTGAGAATTTTAGTAAAATTCGTCGTGTAACCTCAAAAGAAGTGATTGATATTTCATTAAGTCAAACCTTATCAAGAACATTAATGACATCCGTTACTACACTATTTGTGGTAGTTGCATTATTTTGGTTTGGTGGCCCAACAATTCACAGCTTCTCTCTTGCATTATTAATTGGTATCGGTTTCGGTACTTATTCATCGATTTATATTGCGATTGGTGTGGCACTACAACTTGGTTTAAACCGTGAACATATGGTGAAACCAGTTGTAGAAAAAGAAGGTGCAGATCAAGCATTTATTGATCGCTAGTAGATAAATATGAAAAGGGCAGAATTAATAATCTGTCCTTTCTTATATTTGGAGATAAGCCTAAAAATAGGCTAGCAAATTTTGCAACTTGCAACCACAGAATACACGGACTTCACAGAACTTTTGTGAAGTCTTTTTTTTTAAAAGAGATTTGTAAATTTTAAAAAAATCATACCGCTTATTTATTTCGATTTATGCAACCGTTTGCTTATTGCGTCCGACTTCTGTAAAATTCGCCCCTTAAAATTTTTATTTCGTTATTTGAGGTTTTCATTTTATGTCTTTGTTTAAGTTTGAAGAACGTGGCACCAATACCCGCCAAGAAATTATTGCGGGCTTAACCACATTCTTAGCAATGGTGTATTCGGTGATTGTCGTACCGGGTATGTTAAGCCAAGCAGGTTTTCCGGCTGAATCGGTATTTATCGCAACCTGTTTAGTGTCGGGTTTAGGTTCAATTCTAATCGGCTTATGGGCAAATGCACCAATGGCGATTGGCTGTGCGATTTCTTTAACCGCATTTACCGCATTCAGTTTAGTGCTTGGTCAAGGAATCTCAATTCCGGTTGCACTCGGTGCAATTTTCTTAATGGGGATATTATTTACTCTTATTTCGGTAACTGG of Actinobacillus arthritidis contains these proteins:
- a CDS encoding ATP-binding protein; translation: MINRPNYLQQLKPFINTPLIKVITGIRRSGKSTVMKLLQAELITQGVNAQQIIHINFESFAFSEYKTADKLYAFVKEKIQTAEKYYLLLDEIQEVADWEKAVNAFMVDFHLDLYITGSNSHLLSSELSTYLAGRYVEIPIFTLSYKEFLDFKAGYSHQNLANSTALFNEYLQKGGFPMVHTADYPQEVAYKIVQDIYASVILRDTVQRHKIRDVELLERIVKYAFDNIGNTFSGKNVADYFKSQQRKVDLNTVYNYLKALESAFILHRVERFDVKGKEILKTQEKFYLGDVSLLYATMGFRTSLIAGILENLVYLELKRRGYQVYIGKLGTKEIDFVAQKQNEKLYIQVAYKLESEQTVQREFSPLQAITDNHPKYVITMDDFWQENIDGIVHQHIGAFLLGE
- a CDS encoding DUF1749 domain-containing protein — its product is MKELNIATQSGTVLHGVLFPAETQAKTVVIAITGIHGNFYSNPFYYNIGETLSKAGVDFLYAQTRNAFGKMQEVNALTNEPEIIGSFNEDFAKTIEDLTAYLDFAEQQGYENIVLAGHSLGANKVIYYLSETQDPRVSKFLLLSPANVTHLTNFVGEPERAYIRQMVEKGQGQKLLPFELFGWLPATADTAYQWLYSPLLNNVHVETDGDFSQVEKISHSGALLIGTLDRFTYGDPSGFLGNINAHFTNSQANELIFISNTGHTYQQKEQELADKIRDLLTTWGI
- a CDS encoding phenylpyruvate tautomerase MIF-related protein gives rise to the protein MPFLFLKTNVAISPEQEVKLKTAFGKAIALVPNKSEAVLMMELQDNAQMWLRGGQPPMAFIKLSLFANPQHLGYPELTAMLTQQVAEILPIPPENVYIQFDNIQAWGVNGFYLE
- a CDS encoding DsbA family protein codes for the protein MSGLPISMPNLNLFTAERSSSLPLNLAYKAAQLAESCKADAFLYRLRYATIVEVRPTNDLNEILEVVRAIGIDESLFLRHFQDGSAQAELEQDFALKERLGVRGLPAYLFEFEGKKLLANGVLNFAQFTQIIRQISDGKLQPQAPKFTQETLSALLAKHPVISLIELQYAFNASEAEVRLMLADFLAKGEVKWMNSPAFICTDLTVLYCNNKR
- a CDS encoding LysR family transcriptional regulator is translated as MDRIQTLQVFTHVVETGSFSKAADQLNLHVSAVSKAVKYLENQLGLRLLNRTTRSLKLTTEGDAFYEKAQFLLAELEETFQDLSGVSQQAKGKLRIEMPTAVAPFVMAKLPEFQRQYPEIQLVLTASDQLSNLIDDGLDCTLRLGELADAGYIARRLTNVAMITCASSSYLAQHGTPETLSDLAQHRAVHYVSGQQGKIMAWQFLTSSGEVERLKNTHTTQVNDSNALLFAALSGLGIVQMPDLMLRPYLERGELVPILTELQTPTRPLWIIYPQRQFIPKRLAVFIEWLMALAWNVQ
- a CDS encoding YgiW/YdeI family stress tolerance OB fold protein — encoded protein: MKKLFTFTAVLTASLPAIAGFQDNTQAINSNQVTVIKSVAKAKTANEDMPVRLTGYITRQVDSDEFYFKDASGEIKIDVEDHAWNGQNVTPKHKITIEGKVDRNDAGRADIDVYRIKKH
- a CDS encoding YgiW/YdeI family stress tolerance OB fold protein, whose product is MKKIMTLATILTATVLTACSKNAPQNQVFGEATNTVATVQQLSSLADDSRVTLEGTLLSRIDDDEYKFQDSTGTIKVEIDNHVWNGLNVTPNDKIRIQGKFDKETFDSSIDVYSVEKVQ
- a CDS encoding response regulator → MRILLIEDDKLIGEGLKLGLTKQNFVVDWFQDGKLGFDALFSAEYDAVVLDLSLPKMDGLAILKSWRKENQDIPVLILTARDTLDERILGFNAGADDYLCKPFALMEVVVRLQALVRRCYQQSSAEIIVGNLRLDTNTHSVTLGENPIMLTAKEFQLLQLFVSNKDRVLARSTIEEKLYSWDSDVGSNTLEVYIHNLRKKLGKNWIKTVHGIGYRLGSDEND
- a CDS encoding ATP-binding protein, coding for MTKILKTHSLLYRLIVTLSGISFLIWVISAMIEWRTLHKEINALFDSQQVFFAERLASSNIAEGFHSIQQKADFYQADVDDDALAFAIFTEKGEQIINDGRDGQFFTFQPVDGFQTIHLVEEDDELTGESDVDLWRIYWLKDKDIYVAVGQEVDYRNELINKTILSQSWSWLFGFPMTILAILWIIHREFASLKRLEREIALRKPDELKVISTENLPSEIIPLINNLNHYFERTQTMFNRERRFTSDAAHELRSPLAGLRVQTEIAQMTIDDPIEHQKALSNITNSTDRIAQLIEQLLTLSRLENLERLDKLERIHWRSLIENSVVQLYSQAEENRSEIIVNLQSEPQNQLGKPLLLNLILRNLLDNAISYTQVGSHIYLTLTAENLIVEDDGQGVSDEDLVKLGQPFYRPVDRPVQSDKDEKGSGLGISIIKRIVELHGFSMRLTRSKMGGLKVEILF
- a CDS encoding YtfJ family protein: MKKITQLAIISGLFLANTAFAHNVQLNVALPSVSVAKDGEILNKGKEISYKSWSSNSLIGKVRVVHHFAGRSSAKEKNEALINAIKATNFDRSKYQTTSIINADDAIVATGSFVKSSAEDGKRENPHSQVVLDQSSSVKNAWGLKAKDSFVVVLDKNGKVQFVAEGKLSSAQIQQAIDLIKTLIAQ
- the yajC gene encoding preprotein translocase subunit YajC, whose product is MQQGGGLEMIVILAVFGLIFYFMIYRPQAKRQKQQRDLLSNLAKGDEVLTNGGLIGRITKVSAENENIVIALNDTTEVVISRNYVVAVLPKGQMKALS
- the secF gene encoding protein translocase subunit SecF yields the protein MAIMQKEKDASEIKLPYKLIPFMKYRYVGFVFSLIVTALCIFSIVTKGFNWGLDFTGGTVIETSFSQPADLGKVRGLLEQNGYGNALVQTTGSQKELMIRLPASAGDMSLGNKIMALVHKDLDAGATIKSVEFVGPNVGEELTQGAIWATLATLGMLLLYVGTRFEIRLAIGGVLALFHDVLVTIGIFSFLQIEIDLTFVAAILSVVGYSLNDSIVVFDRVRENFSKIRRVTSKEVIDISLSQTLSRTLMTSVTTLFVVVALFWFGGPTIHSFSLALLIGIGFGTYSSIYIAIGVALQLGLNREHMVKPVVEKEGADQAFIDR